In Streptomyces sp. NBC_00483, a single window of DNA contains:
- a CDS encoding TetR/AcrR family transcriptional regulator: MPRTTDGDGTPVPQRLLAAATRLFADRGYDRTSVQEIVEAAGVTKGALYHYFGSKDDLLHEVYARVLRLQQERLDAFADRDEPVEKRLRAAAADVVVTTIDNLDDASIFFRSMHHLSPEKNKQVRAERRRYHERFRALIEEGQKTGVFTTETPADLVVDYHFGSIHHLSTWYRPDGPLTPQQLADQLADLLLRALRP, encoded by the coding sequence GTGCCCAGGACGACCGACGGCGACGGCACGCCCGTCCCGCAACGACTCCTCGCGGCCGCCACCCGGCTCTTCGCCGACCGCGGCTACGACCGCACGTCGGTGCAGGAGATCGTGGAGGCGGCGGGTGTCACGAAGGGCGCCCTCTACCACTACTTCGGCTCGAAGGACGATCTGCTGCACGAGGTGTACGCGCGCGTGCTGCGCCTCCAGCAGGAGCGGCTCGACGCGTTCGCCGACCGGGACGAGCCGGTCGAGAAGCGGCTGCGGGCCGCCGCCGCGGACGTGGTCGTCACGACGATCGACAACCTCGACGACGCGTCGATCTTCTTCCGCTCCATGCACCATCTGAGCCCGGAGAAGAACAAGCAGGTACGGGCCGAGCGGCGCCGCTACCACGAGCGCTTCCGGGCGCTGATCGAAGAGGGCCAGAAGACCGGAGTCTTCACGACCGAGACGCCGGCCGACCTGGTGGTCGACTACCACTTCGGCTCGATCCACCACCTGTCCACGTGGTACCGCCCCGACGGCCCACTGACCCCGCAGCAACTGGCCGACCAACTGGCGGACCTGCTGCTGCGGGCGCTGCGACCGTAG
- a CDS encoding DUF202 domain-containing protein — protein MSEAGGPVRDPGLQPARTRLAWRRTTLSGTVAAVLAVKATLNSGVGPTRFVATALCLVLWLGFVAVAHQRITGLARNEAAPPVMTRRQAAAAALCTVAITLCAAVLIA, from the coding sequence GTGAGCGAGGCGGGCGGTCCCGTGCGCGACCCCGGCCTTCAGCCCGCGCGGACGCGGCTCGCGTGGCGGCGTACGACGCTGTCGGGCACGGTCGCCGCGGTGCTCGCGGTGAAGGCGACGCTGAACAGTGGCGTCGGGCCCACGCGGTTCGTGGCCACGGCGCTGTGTCTCGTGCTGTGGCTCGGCTTCGTGGCGGTAGCCCACCAGCGGATCACCGGGCTCGCCCGGAACGAGGCCGCGCCGCCCGTGATGACCCGGCGGCAGGCGGCGGCCGCCGCGCTCTGCACGGTGGCGATCACGCTTTGCGCGGCGGTGCTCATCGCGTGA
- a CDS encoding YidH family protein, with the protein MIEFVRSIRLWFVPERIRDEGDTPDYRFSLANERTFLAWVRTALALIGGGFAVDQFLPDLRWGWRVGLALALLAAGALCSLRAVGHWVRCELAMRRGEDLPVSKFPAVLGVVVALVSVAMVVIVFVGWEG; encoded by the coding sequence GTGATCGAATTTGTACGCAGTATCCGTCTCTGGTTCGTGCCGGAGCGGATCAGAGACGAGGGTGACACTCCCGACTACCGCTTCTCGCTCGCCAACGAGCGCACCTTCCTTGCGTGGGTGCGCACCGCGCTCGCGCTGATCGGTGGCGGTTTCGCCGTGGACCAGTTCCTGCCGGACCTGCGCTGGGGCTGGCGCGTCGGGCTCGCGCTGGCGCTGCTCGCGGCGGGCGCGCTGTGCTCACTGCGGGCCGTGGGGCACTGGGTGCGCTGCGAGCTGGCGATGCGGCGCGGCGAGGACCTGCCGGTGTCGAAGTTCCCCGCGGTGCTCGGCGTGGTGGTGGCGCTCGTCTCGGTGGCCATGGTCGTCATCGTGTTCGTGGGGTGGGAGGGGTGA
- a CDS encoding NUDIX hydrolase, protein MDPAEEILDIVDEHDHVIGRSPRGEAYAKNLRHRCAFILARNPAGDIFVHRRTPTKLVFPSHYDMFVGGVVGAGETYDKAALREAEEELGVSGLPQPTPLFKFLYEGDAGQSWWSYVYEVTFDLPVRPQVEEIDWHAFLSPEELERRIGEWDWTPDGLAAYERWKAHG, encoded by the coding sequence GTGGACCCGGCCGAGGAGATCCTCGACATCGTCGACGAGCACGACCACGTCATCGGCCGGTCACCCCGCGGCGAGGCCTACGCGAAGAACCTGCGCCACCGGTGCGCCTTCATCCTCGCCAGGAACCCGGCCGGCGACATCTTCGTGCACCGCCGCACCCCCACCAAGCTCGTCTTCCCCTCCCACTACGACATGTTCGTCGGCGGCGTGGTCGGCGCCGGCGAGACGTACGACAAGGCGGCGCTGCGCGAGGCGGAGGAGGAACTGGGGGTGAGCGGACTCCCGCAGCCCACCCCGCTGTTCAAGTTCCTGTACGAGGGCGATGCCGGCCAGTCCTGGTGGTCGTACGTCTACGAGGTCACCTTCGACCTGCCGGTGCGCCCGCAGGTCGAGGAGATCGACTGGCACGCCTTCCTGAGCCCCGAAGAGCTGGAGCGGCGGATCGGCGAGTGGGACTGGACGCCCGACGGGCTCGCGGCGTACGAGCGGTGGAAAGCGCACGGGTAA
- a CDS encoding class I adenylate-forming enzyme family protein has protein sequence MVHDSQGQSASIYEARPWLGVLNDAQKAPITPAATVVHAFADAVRRAPDRAALAYFDGRLSYADVDALSDSVAGHLAARGLERGDRVAIMLQNSPHFVLALLGAFKAGAVVVPVNPMYKAGEVRHVLHDAEVTGLVCSDRAWESYLRETAVDSPVRIALTACELDLQTRGDERVLNFERVEPGASDADDLVAVAHAGHKAPADRDLSGDDIALISYTSGTSGTPKGATNLHRNITFNAERQRTGLGLPEGAVYFALAPLFHITGMVCELVASFANAGTLALAYRFEPGVVLDAFTEHRPAYTVGPSTAFMALGAQPQATREHFASFHSISSGGAPVPPALVEKFRAAFGPYIHNGYGLTECTAPCASVPPGVEAPVDPASGTLAVGVPGPDSVVRIIDDHGKDVPFGEQGEIAVRGPQVVPGYWRRPEATEEGFPDGELRTGDIGFMDEDGWLYVVDRKKDMINASGFKVWPREVEDVLYGHPAVREAAVVGIPDAYRGESVKAYVSLRPGAEASPEDLSAYCKERLAAYKYPREVEVLVELPKTASGKILRRELRQ, from the coding sequence ATGGTGCACGATTCGCAGGGACAGTCCGCTTCGATCTACGAGGCCAGGCCCTGGCTGGGCGTCCTCAACGACGCGCAGAAGGCCCCGATCACCCCGGCCGCCACCGTCGTGCACGCCTTCGCCGACGCGGTGCGCCGCGCCCCGGACCGCGCGGCCCTCGCCTACTTCGACGGCCGCCTCTCGTACGCCGACGTGGACGCGCTCTCCGACTCCGTGGCCGGTCATCTCGCCGCCCGCGGCCTGGAGCGCGGCGACCGCGTCGCGATCATGCTGCAGAACTCGCCGCACTTCGTGCTCGCGCTGCTCGGCGCGTTCAAGGCGGGCGCCGTCGTGGTCCCGGTGAACCCGATGTACAAGGCGGGGGAGGTGCGGCACGTCCTGCACGACGCCGAGGTGACCGGGCTCGTCTGCTCGGACCGGGCCTGGGAGTCGTATCTGCGCGAGACCGCGGTCGACTCTCCCGTACGCATCGCCCTGACCGCCTGCGAGCTGGACCTCCAGACGCGGGGCGACGAGCGGGTGCTGAACTTCGAGCGGGTCGAACCGGGGGCGTCGGACGCCGACGACCTCGTCGCGGTCGCGCACGCGGGGCACAAGGCACCGGCCGACCGCGACCTGTCCGGCGACGACATCGCGTTGATCAGCTATACGTCGGGCACCAGCGGCACCCCGAAGGGCGCCACCAACCTGCACCGCAACATCACCTTCAACGCGGAGCGCCAGCGCACGGGCCTCGGCCTGCCCGAAGGAGCCGTCTACTTCGCGCTCGCGCCGCTGTTCCACATCACCGGCATGGTCTGCGAGCTCGTCGCCTCCTTCGCCAACGCGGGCACCCTCGCGCTCGCCTACCGCTTCGAGCCGGGCGTCGTCCTCGACGCGTTCACCGAGCACCGGCCCGCGTACACGGTCGGCCCCTCGACGGCCTTCATGGCGCTCGGCGCGCAGCCGCAGGCGACGCGCGAGCACTTCGCGTCCTTCCACTCGATCTCGTCGGGCGGCGCGCCCGTGCCGCCCGCCCTGGTGGAGAAGTTCCGCGCCGCCTTCGGCCCGTACATCCACAACGGCTACGGCCTGACCGAGTGCACGGCGCCCTGCGCGTCCGTGCCGCCGGGCGTCGAGGCGCCCGTCGACCCGGCGTCGGGGACGCTCGCGGTGGGCGTGCCGGGGCCGGACTCGGTGGTCCGCATCATCGACGACCACGGGAAGGACGTGCCCTTCGGGGAGCAGGGCGAGATCGCGGTGCGCGGCCCGCAGGTCGTGCCCGGCTACTGGCGCCGTCCGGAGGCGACGGAAGAGGGCTTCCCCGACGGTGAGTTGCGCACCGGCGACATCGGCTTCATGGACGAGGACGGCTGGCTGTACGTCGTCGACCGCAAGAAGGACATGATCAACGCGTCCGGGTTCAAGGTGTGGCCCCGCGAGGTCGAGGACGTCCTCTACGGCCACCCCGCCGTGCGCGAGGCGGCGGTCGTCGGCATCCCCGACGCGTACCGGGGCGAGAGCGTGAAGGCCTACGTGAGCCTGCGCCCCGGGGCGGAAGCGAGCCCCGAGGACCTGTCCGCGTACTGCAAGGAGCGCCTCGCCGCGTACAAGTACCCGCGCGAGGTCGAGGTCCTGGTCGAGCTCCCGAAGACGGCGAGCGGCAAGATCCTGCGCAGGGAGCTGCGGCAGTGA
- a CDS encoding DMT family transporter yields the protein MSVVVLVLSVSAAFCLGIGFVLQQNAAVRAPLSDFLSPRLLLDLVRVPRWLGGIGLMVCGMVLGAMALGLGEVTLVEPLLATNLLFALLLSRRQTRSPLGRQGWAGLLLLAGGVTAFIVAGQPHGGSAVTDPLRHWLIIGVMVGGALSLAALAKRSRLSAGPALLAVAAGLLYGVQDALTRVSGQRFAAGGWPELFTGWQPYAVAVLGITGLVLVQSAFETAPLRRSLPALTAAQPLAGIVCGVGFLGDQLRMDTGALAWEAAGLAGIVAGVVLLGLHPAMPGAAATGRDRVGAPL from the coding sequence GTGTCGGTTGTCGTCCTCGTCCTCTCCGTGAGCGCGGCGTTCTGTCTGGGCATCGGTTTCGTCCTCCAGCAGAACGCGGCGGTGCGGGCCCCGCTCAGCGACTTCCTCTCACCCCGGCTGCTGCTCGACCTGGTGCGCGTGCCGCGCTGGCTCGGCGGGATCGGCCTGATGGTGTGCGGGATGGTGCTGGGCGCGATGGCCCTCGGCCTGGGCGAGGTGACCCTCGTCGAGCCGCTGCTCGCCACGAACCTCCTCTTCGCCCTGCTGCTGTCGCGCCGTCAGACGAGATCCCCGCTCGGCCGACAGGGCTGGGCCGGGCTGTTGCTGCTCGCGGGCGGTGTCACGGCGTTCATCGTGGCCGGTCAACCGCACGGCGGCAGCGCGGTCACCGATCCGCTGCGGCACTGGCTGATCATCGGCGTGATGGTCGGCGGGGCGCTGTCCCTCGCGGCCCTCGCCAAGCGCTCCCGACTGAGCGCGGGCCCCGCGCTGCTCGCGGTGGCGGCGGGCCTGCTGTACGGGGTGCAGGACGCGTTGACGCGGGTGAGCGGGCAGCGGTTCGCCGCGGGCGGCTGGCCCGAGCTGTTCACCGGCTGGCAGCCGTACGCGGTGGCGGTGTTGGGGATCACGGGGCTGGTCCTGGTGCAGAGCGCGTTCGAGACGGCGCCGCTGCGGAGGTCGCTGCCCGCGCTCACCGCGGCGCAGCCGCTGGCCGGGATCGTGTGCGGCGTGGGCTTCCTGGGCGACCAGTTGCGGATGGACACGGGGGCGCTCGCCTGGGAGGCGGCGGGCCTGGCCGGGATCGTGGCGGGCGTCGTCCTGCTCGGGCTGCACCCCGCGATGCCGGGCGCCGCCGCGACCGGACGGGACCGGGTGGGAGCGCCCCTCTAA
- a CDS encoding NADP-dependent oxidoreductase, giving the protein MKAISYRSYGGPEVLEYGEIRDPKVGPDSVLVKVRAAAVNPVDRHCRAGHLDALLDPVFPVIPGWDVSGVVVQPGVAVTEFAPGDEVIGYVREDFLSRGTFAEYVAAPVRTLARKPRNLTFEEAAGLPLAGLTALQVLTGGLEVQEGDVVLVHAAAGGVGSFAVQIARHFGARVIGTASERNHDYVRELGGEPVTYGDGLAERVRALAPEGVDAAFDTVGGETLRVSAELLAPGGRLASIADGDVVGLGGRYCWVRPDAADLARLTALAEADVVTVHVDETLPLEQAARAHELSESGRTRGKVVVTVDWDE; this is encoded by the coding sequence ATGAAGGCGATCAGTTACCGCTCGTACGGCGGCCCCGAAGTCCTCGAATACGGCGAGATCCGCGACCCCAAGGTCGGGCCCGACTCGGTCCTGGTGAAGGTGCGGGCCGCCGCCGTGAACCCCGTGGACCGGCACTGCCGCGCCGGGCACCTGGACGCGCTGCTCGACCCCGTCTTCCCGGTGATCCCCGGCTGGGACGTGTCGGGCGTGGTGGTCCAACCCGGCGTCGCCGTCACCGAGTTCGCGCCGGGCGACGAGGTCATCGGCTACGTACGCGAGGACTTCCTGTCCCGCGGCACCTTCGCCGAGTACGTGGCCGCGCCCGTGCGCACCCTCGCCCGCAAGCCCCGCAACCTCACCTTCGAGGAGGCGGCAGGCCTTCCGCTCGCCGGGCTCACCGCGCTCCAGGTGCTGACCGGCGGCCTGGAGGTGCAGGAGGGCGACGTGGTCCTCGTGCACGCGGCGGCCGGCGGCGTCGGCTCGTTCGCGGTCCAGATCGCCCGGCACTTCGGCGCGCGCGTCATCGGCACCGCGAGCGAGCGCAACCACGACTACGTACGGGAACTGGGCGGCGAACCGGTCACCTACGGGGACGGCCTCGCCGAACGGGTCCGGGCGCTCGCCCCGGAGGGCGTCGACGCGGCGTTCGACACGGTGGGCGGCGAGACGCTCCGGGTCTCCGCCGAACTGCTGGCCCCCGGCGGCCGGCTCGCCTCCATCGCCGACGGCGACGTGGTCGGGCTCGGCGGCCGCTACTGCTGGGTGCGCCCCGACGCCGCCGACCTCGCCCGCCTCACGGCGCTCGCGGAGGCCGACGTGGTGACGGTGCACGTCGACGAGACGCTTCCGCTGGAGCAGGCGGCGCGTGCCCACGAGTTGAGCGAGTCGGGCCGCACGCGCGGGAAAGTGGTGGTCACGGTCGACTGGGACGAGTGA
- a CDS encoding APC family permease — MSASERPPEATADPAIHTYLGETSALRAGRLGTAGLLLSVLAATGPLMVVAGVMPTTFAVMGVVGMPLLFLLLGVVLALFSVGYAELSRHVHNAGAFYAYIARGLGPTAGAAAALVALVAYSSLQVGIFGLFGYEVAGLADQYLSLELAWWIPALVAVLAVGALGLLKIDVNAKVLGVLLLIEVAVVVVFDIAAIGDPGPQGLSLHAFNPETLSGVGLGTALCFCIAAFTGFEQAPVYAEETSRPHVLVPRVMFFAVGGVALFFAFSSWAMTVATGPSGIVGAAQKQSAGLLFGLTEDRLGGAFTDVVHVLFVTGMFAALLSFHNVVARYAFAMGREGLLPAGFGRTNTATGAPGKSSVLQSVISLVAVVGFAIADDGPFGDPTAPVLHLFTWGGNVGALGVILLMATASLAVIVFFARRGAAAAQAWRLVASGVAGVALLVIAGYTVKDFDVLVGSGPNSPLNWILPGIIALAALAGATYGLLLRRRNPQAHARIGLGNEAFQLDQRSSASGG; from the coding sequence ATGAGCGCGAGCGAGCGACCGCCCGAGGCCACGGCGGATCCGGCCATTCACACGTATCTGGGCGAGACGAGCGCGCTGCGCGCCGGGCGGCTCGGTACGGCGGGGCTGCTGCTCTCCGTGCTCGCCGCGACCGGCCCGCTGATGGTCGTCGCGGGCGTCATGCCGACGACGTTCGCGGTGATGGGAGTGGTCGGCATGCCGCTGCTCTTCCTCCTCCTCGGCGTCGTGCTCGCCCTCTTCAGCGTCGGCTACGCGGAGTTGAGCCGGCACGTGCACAACGCCGGCGCGTTCTACGCGTACATCGCCCGTGGCCTCGGCCCGACCGCCGGCGCGGCGGCGGCCCTCGTCGCGCTCGTCGCCTACAGCTCGCTCCAGGTCGGCATCTTCGGCCTGTTCGGCTACGAGGTCGCGGGCCTCGCCGATCAGTATCTGAGCCTCGAACTGGCGTGGTGGATACCGGCGTTGGTGGCCGTACTCGCCGTTGGCGCGCTCGGCCTGCTGAAGATCGACGTGAACGCGAAGGTCCTCGGCGTGCTGCTGCTGATCGAGGTCGCCGTGGTGGTCGTCTTCGACATCGCGGCCATCGGCGACCCCGGTCCTCAGGGCCTGTCCCTGCATGCCTTCAATCCGGAGACCCTCTCGGGCGTCGGGCTCGGCACGGCGCTGTGCTTCTGCATCGCCGCGTTCACCGGCTTCGAGCAGGCCCCCGTGTACGCGGAGGAGACCAGCAGGCCGCACGTCCTGGTGCCGCGCGTGATGTTCTTCGCGGTCGGCGGCGTCGCCCTGTTCTTCGCGTTCAGCTCGTGGGCGATGACGGTGGCGACGGGGCCCTCGGGCATCGTGGGCGCGGCGCAGAAGCAGTCGGCGGGCCTCCTCTTCGGCCTGACGGAGGACCGGCTGGGCGGCGCGTTCACGGACGTCGTCCATGTCCTGTTCGTGACGGGCATGTTCGCGGCGCTGCTCAGCTTCCACAACGTGGTGGCGCGGTACGCGTTCGCGATGGGGCGCGAGGGGCTGCTGCCCGCCGGATTCGGGCGGACGAACACGGCGACCGGCGCGCCCGGCAAGAGCTCGGTGCTGCAGTCGGTGATCTCGCTGGTCGCGGTCGTCGGCTTCGCGATCGCCGACGACGGCCCGTTCGGCGACCCGACGGCGCCGGTCCTGCACCTGTTCACCTGGGGCGGCAACGTGGGCGCGCTCGGCGTCATCCTCCTCATGGCCACGGCGTCGTTGGCCGTCATCGTGTTCTTCGCGCGCCGCGGGGCCGCGGCCGCGCAGGCCTGGCGCCTCGTGGCGTCCGGCGTGGCGGGCGTCGCCCTCCTGGTGATCGCCGGCTACACGGTCAAGGACTTCGACGTCCTGGTCGGCTCGGGCCCGAACTCCCCACTCAACTGGATCCTCCCCGGCATCATCGCCCTGGCCGCACTCGCGGGCGCGACATACGGCCTGCTCCTCCGCCGCCGAAACCCCCAGGCCCACGCCCGCATCGGCCTGGGCAACGAGGCCTTCCAGCTGGACCAACGTTCAAGCGCTTCCGGCGGCTGA
- a CDS encoding phosphotransferase family protein has protein sequence MSHPPGLDLDQLRAHLDRERPGLVTGPLTGRLIEGGRSNLTYQVSDGATKWVVRRPPLGHVLATAHDMKREHRVIAGLHSTNVPVPEPVLLCENPDNAAAIGSPFYVMEFVDGTPYRTSDELAPLGPERTRAAVLGLVDTLVDLHAVDPAAVGLGDFGRPEGFLDRQLRRWGKQLDASRNRELPGIDELQAALGRELPTSPAPTIVHGDYRLDNVLVRQDPDGVDRIKAILDWEMSTLGDPLTDVGLLAMYSAQLDMPDSPISTTASAPGHPSPAELIERYAERSGRDVSAIAWYTAFAWFKLAVILEGIHYRYTLGQTVGAGFDRIGELVPVFISHGLNTLKEG, from the coding sequence ATGAGCCATCCCCCAGGCCTCGATCTCGACCAGCTGCGCGCCCACCTCGACCGGGAGCGCCCCGGCCTGGTCACCGGGCCGCTGACCGGGCGGCTCATCGAGGGCGGGCGCTCGAACCTGACGTACCAGGTGAGCGACGGCGCCACGAAGTGGGTGGTGCGCAGGCCGCCGCTGGGGCATGTGCTCGCGACCGCGCACGACATGAAGCGCGAGCACCGGGTGATCGCGGGGCTGCACTCCACGAACGTGCCGGTGCCGGAGCCGGTGCTGCTGTGCGAGAACCCCGATAACGCGGCCGCCATCGGGTCGCCGTTCTACGTCATGGAGTTCGTGGACGGGACGCCGTACCGGACCTCCGACGAGCTGGCCCCGCTCGGGCCCGAGCGCACGCGCGCCGCGGTGCTCGGCCTCGTGGACACGCTGGTCGATCTGCACGCGGTGGACCCCGCCGCGGTCGGGCTCGGCGACTTCGGCCGGCCCGAGGGCTTCCTCGACCGGCAGCTGCGCCGCTGGGGCAAGCAGCTGGACGCGTCCCGCAACCGCGAGCTCCCCGGGATCGACGAGCTTCAGGCGGCGCTCGGCCGTGAGCTGCCGACCTCGCCCGCGCCGACGATCGTGCACGGCGACTACCGGCTCGACAACGTGCTCGTACGGCAGGATCCCGACGGGGTCGACCGGATCAAGGCGATCCTCGACTGGGAGATGTCGACGCTCGGCGACCCGCTCACGGACGTGGGTCTGCTGGCGATGTACAGCGCGCAGCTCGACATGCCCGACTCGCCCATCTCCACGACCGCTTCGGCGCCCGGCCACCCCTCCCCCGCCGAGCTGATCGAGCGCTATGCCGAGCGGTCGGGCCGCGATGTGTCGGCGATCGCCTGGTACACGGCGTTCGCCTGGTTCAAGCTCGCCGTGATCCTTGAGGGCATCCACTACCGCTACACGCTCGGCCAGACCGTGGGCGCGGGCTTCGACCGCATCGGCGAGCTGGTCCCGGTCTTCATCTCCCACGGCCTGAACACCCTCAAGGAGGGCTGA